A portion of the Edaphobacter lichenicola genome contains these proteins:
- a CDS encoding DUF1648 domain-containing protein, which translates to MKTIRESIAALGVLFTVGVVAIFYARLPETIATHFNAAGVADGFGGRAILWLLAANAVFVYGVMSAVPFLPLKVNLLRPLTSEQESAARVGALALVGWLKVEIVLTLGYVCLAIVRIGLGLQWTLGSAFLPATLIVIGATCGYHFVQMMRATRVHG; encoded by the coding sequence GTGAAGACGATTCGCGAGTCGATTGCAGCGTTGGGTGTGTTGTTCACGGTGGGAGTGGTAGCGATCTTTTATGCGAGACTGCCGGAGACGATTGCGACTCACTTCAACGCGGCGGGAGTGGCCGATGGTTTTGGTGGGCGGGCCATACTCTGGCTGCTGGCGGCGAATGCAGTTTTTGTGTACGGGGTGATGTCGGCAGTACCCTTTCTTCCGCTGAAGGTGAATCTGCTTCGACCACTCACGTCTGAACAGGAGAGTGCGGCGCGGGTGGGTGCTCTCGCACTGGTGGGGTGGCTGAAGGTGGAGATAGTCTTGACGCTCGGCTATGTGTGTTTAGCAATCGTGCGAATTGGGTTGGGCTTGCAGTGGACGCTGGGGTCTGCGTTTTTGCCGGCGACGTTAATTGTGATTGGGGCTACCTGTGGGTATCACTTCGTGCAGATGATGAGAGCGACGCGGGTGCATGGTTAA
- the ruvB gene encoding Holliday junction branch migration DNA helicase RuvB yields MDLNREKSAEAERLVSAGKVDDDAAFELKLRPTRLAEFIGQEKAKEQLAIALEAAKSRGEALDHVLLFGPPGLGKTTLATIIANELGVGYQQTSGPALQIQGDLTAILTNLRERQVLFLDEIHRLQPVLEEKLYTALEDYKLDIIIGQGPAARTHVMEIRPFTFVAATTRPGLLSSPLRSRFGILLRLEFYTDDELRFVVERSAEVIGVPIDRDGAAEIAMRSRGTPRIANRLLRRVRDYAQVRAKGVIDRPTAQAALALLEVDAHGFDELDRRLLRTIIEKYDGGPVGLNTLAAALAEEQDALEEVYEPFLIQIGFLDRTPRGRVATRLAYEHLGIEMPRKLSLF; encoded by the coding sequence ATGGATCTGAATCGGGAGAAGTCGGCTGAGGCGGAGCGGTTGGTTTCGGCTGGGAAGGTCGATGATGACGCGGCGTTTGAGCTGAAGCTGCGGCCGACGCGGCTGGCGGAGTTTATCGGGCAGGAGAAGGCGAAGGAGCAGCTGGCGATTGCGCTGGAGGCGGCGAAGTCGCGTGGTGAGGCGCTGGATCATGTGCTGCTGTTTGGGCCGCCGGGGCTGGGGAAGACGACGCTGGCTACGATTATTGCGAATGAGCTGGGCGTGGGGTATCAGCAGACGTCAGGACCGGCGCTGCAGATTCAGGGCGATTTGACGGCGATTCTGACGAATCTGCGGGAGAGGCAGGTTTTATTTCTGGATGAGATTCATCGGCTGCAGCCGGTGCTTGAAGAGAAGCTGTATACCGCGCTCGAGGACTACAAGCTGGACATCATCATCGGGCAGGGGCCGGCTGCGCGGACGCATGTGATGGAGATTCGACCGTTCACGTTTGTGGCGGCGACGACGAGGCCGGGGTTGCTGAGTTCGCCGCTGCGGTCGCGGTTTGGGATTCTGTTGCGGCTGGAGTTTTATACCGATGATGAGCTGCGGTTTGTGGTGGAGCGGAGTGCAGAGGTGATCGGAGTGCCGATCGACCGCGATGGGGCGGCGGAGATTGCGATGCGGTCGCGGGGGACGCCGAGAATTGCGAATCGTCTGCTGCGGCGAGTGAGGGACTATGCGCAGGTGAGAGCGAAGGGCGTGATCGACCGGCCTACAGCTCAGGCGGCGCTGGCGTTGCTGGAGGTGGATGCGCATGGGTTCGATGAGCTGGATCGGCGATTGCTGCGGACGATTATTGAGAAGTACGACGGCGGGCCGGTGGGCTTGAATACGCTGGCTGCAGCGCTGGCGGAGGAGCAGGATGCGCTGGAGGAGGTGTATGAGCCGTTCCTGATTCAGATTGGATTTCTGGATAGGACGCCGCGGGGCCGGGTGGCGACGAGGCTGGCGTATGAGCACTTGGGGATCGAGATGCCGCGGAAGCTGAGTTTGTTTTAG